One Mercurialis annua linkage group LG3, ddMerAnnu1.2, whole genome shotgun sequence DNA window includes the following coding sequences:
- the LOC126672750 gene encoding uncharacterized protein LOC126672750 yields MNDVQKIIFEDDNDDDQIWERTIYAVGIVSESYFRYNYKEPCMDSFQTGMMWLLEIMRGNDKRCLNMFRMDKDIFINLCQDLEKYYGLAASPRMSTLEKVGIFLFILSLGASNRQAQERFQRSDETISRVFREVLKSMMRFSIDVIKPKDLTFSTIPLEIQDDERYMPHFKDCIGAIDGTHVSACVEEHEIIRYIGRKGVPTQNIMAACSFDMQFTFVLAGWEGKYYLVDAGYSQIEGFLAPYKGTRYHLPEFQRSGRPKGLKETFNRWHSSLRSCIERTFGVWKARWKILRLMSSYPFHVQRDIVITSMALHNYIRRKALDDPAFSHLDKNPNFMPPDIFNNLNDDRSSENCEEGEAAQMKIIKDQIAHSLMRARRDL; encoded by the exons atgAATGAcgttcaaaaaattatttttgaagatGACAATGATGATGATCAAATTTGGGAAAGAACAATCTATGCTGTTGGAATTGTATCAGAATCATATTTCAGGTACAATTATAAAGAACCATGCATGGATTCATTTCAAACAGGGATGATGTGGTTACTAGAGATTATGAGGGGAAATGATAAAAGATGTCTTAACATGTTTAGGATGGATAAAGATATATTTATTAACCTTTGTCAAGATCTTGAAAAATATTATGGTTTAGCTGCTTCACCAAGAATGTCAACTTTAGAGAAAGTTggtatatttttgtttattctttCCCTGGGAGCTTCAAATCGACAAGCTCAAGAACGTTTTCAACGATCAGATGAGACAATTAGCAGAGTCTTTCGTGAAGTATTAAAGTCAATGATGCGATTTTCTATTGACGTGATCAAGCCAAAGGATCTTACGTTTTCTACGATTCCTTTAGAAATACAAGATGATGAAAGATACATGCCTCACTTTAag GATTGCATTGGAGCAATTGATGGAACTCATGTATCAGCATGTGTGGAAGAACATGAAATTATTCGATATATTGGTAGAAAAGGAGTTCCTACACAAAATATTATGGCTGCTTGTAGTTTTGAcatgcaatttacttttgtgttGGCTGGATGGGAAG gaaaatacTATTTAGTTGATGCTGGATATTCACAAATAGAAGGATTTCTCGCACCTTATAAAGGAACTAGATATCATCTACCTGAATTTCAACGTAGCGGTCGACCAAAAGGATTAAAAGAAACTTTCAATAGGTGGCACTCGTCTCTTAGGAGTTGCATTGAAAGAACTTTTGGAGTTTGGAAAGCAAGATGGAAAATTTTACGATTGATGTCTTCTTATCCATTTCATGTACAAAGAGACATTGTTATTACATCAATGGCGTTACATAATTATATTCGAAGAAAAGCTCTAGATGATCCGGCATTTTCACATCTGGATAAAAATCCCAATTTCATGCCTCctgatatatttaataatttgaatgaCGACCGATCAAGTGAAAATTGTGAAGAAGGCGAAGCTGCAcagatgaaaataataaaagatcaaATTGCTCATAGTTTAATGAGAGCAAGAAGAGATTTGTAG
- the LOC126672751 gene encoding L10-interacting MYB domain-containing protein-like — protein sequence MSRKCKTSGRVNWTNEQFTSFVDICVKGTNIGQRSGGGWGDRGWIWVENEMKLVGLVFIREQLKHKWDWMKEQWKIWKELKGKSTGLGWNPFTGTVMASNEWWDEKIQENPSFAKFREKRIGKELYEKYEIIFLSTVATGDYAYAPSSEILPSDIEELSHDDVLSTQQSGYLENNFNEHLNEMSGGGLGKEQSFTELLFGTTNLENFGSNTSQGSGKKQKRTDSPADGRMNKKGGKEKKLSGTEQVTNIVRELNEGMQESMKNKTTALCRVLGDRPGCSIEEVMKDVLSLPQMQEASDIHFFSTLLLDQKSKREMYCTLKDTGTKWKWLEYHHTLWVKGMWKPNN from the exons ATGTCTCGCAAGTGTAAGACTAGCGGAAGAGTCAATTGGACAAATGAGCAATTTACTTCATTTGTTGACATATGTGTTAAAGGTACTAATATTGGTCAGAGAAGTGGAGGTGGGTGGGGTGATAGAGGGTGGATTTGGGTAGAAAATGAGATGAAACTTGTTGGCTTAGTATTTATTAGAGAACAACTAAAACATAAATGGGATTGGATGAAAGAACAATGGAAAATTTGGAAAGAATTGAAAGGAAAATCAACTGGATTAGGATGGAATCCTTTTACCGGCACAGTCATGGCATCTAATGAATGGTGGGATGAAAAAATTCAA GAAAATCCAAGTTTTGCAAAATTTCGTGAAAAGAGAATCGGTAAAGAGCTTTATGAGAAATacgaaattatatttttgagtACCGTGGCTACCGGAGATTATGCATATGCTCCATCTTCTGAAATTTTACCTAGTGATATTGAAGAACTGTCACATGATGATGTGCTTTCTACTCAACAGAGTGGTTAtctagaaaataattttaatgaacATCTAAATGAGATGAGTGGTGGAGGATTAGGCAAGGAACAATCGTTTACTGAGCTCCTTTTTGGAACAACAAACTTAGAAAATTTTGGAAGTAATACTAGTCAAGGAAGTGGTAAAAAGCAAAAGAGAACAGATTCTCCAGCTGATGGGCGAATGAATAAGAAAGGgggtaaagaaaaaaaattatcgggTACTGAGCAAGTGACCAATATTGTTAGAGAATTGAATGAAGGTATGCAGGAAAGTATGAAAAATAAGACTACTGCATTATGTAGAGTTTTAGGGGATCGCCCAGGTTGTTCCATTGAAGAGGTTATGAAAGATGTTCTTTCTTTACCACAAATGCAAGAGGCAAgtgatattcatttttttagtacTTTATTGTTggatcaaaaatcaaaaagagaGATGTACTGTACTTTGAAAGATACTGGGACAAAGTGGAAATGGCTTGAATATCATCACACATTGTGGGTGAAGGGCATGTGGAAACCGAACAACTAG
- the LOC126675083 gene encoding uncharacterized protein LOC126675083, producing MKFLEYTPLERIDDFLSYLNLGERTIKGCLEAYSCKHTGTDKKLSFSLEHEILDYLGKSSDADSSSPAEYLMSRSSRKTLIYLVLTLYHMYPDYDFSAMNAHQFFTEESWDTFKQIFDTYMFEASKEWINENESSSSLLETIYKALDEVVKLAECEIYSYVPDSDADPFLEKGAIWSFNFFFYNRKLKRVVSFRCCCLSNMVADGFLLDNLSSDEDGEIFDNMDI from the exons ATGAAGTTCTTAGAATATACACCGCTGGAACg AATTGATGATTTCTTAAGTTATTTGAATTTGGGAGAACGCACTATTAAGGGATGTCTCGAAGCTTACTCTT GTAAACACACCGGAACGGACAAAAAGCTTTCGTTTAGTTTGGAACATgag ATTCTTGATTATCTTGGGAAGTCTTCTGACGCAGACTCATCCTCACCAGCTGAATACTTGATGAGCAGATCCAG CCGAAAAACATTGATTTATCTTGTTCTAACTCTGTACCACATGTATCCAGACTATGATTTCAG TGCCATGAATGCCCACCAGTTCTTCACAGAGGAAAGTTGGGACACGTTTAAGCAGATTTTTGACACCTATATGTTTGAAGCATCAAAG GAATGGATCAATGAAAATGAGAGTAGTAGTTCCTTACTCGAAACAATATATAAGGCTCTGGATGAG GTTGTGAAGCTAGCTGAATGTGAAATATATAGCTATGTTCCAGATTCTGATGCTGACCCTTTTTTAGAGAAAGGAGCAAT CTGgtcttttaatttctttttctacaACAGAAAACTAAAGCGTGTCGTAAGTTTCCGGTGTTGTTGTCTAAG TAATATGGTGGCTGATGGATTTCTTCTCGACAACTTAAGTTCCGACGAAGATGGGGAAATTTTCGATAACATGGACATATGA
- the LOC126672753 gene encoding uncharacterized protein LOC126672753: protein MVTFNKLLFIGLVESKKDKVDDFLIRNLWPNLDFDYAWVPSVGASGGLILIWNSAILNSVSISKGSRWICMDFFYQNSSYRHILIYASNVASERVLFWQELRLLLDVPMIIFLSGDFNEILRPEERLNCVGYSPSMLALNDFINSAEMIDLPIHGRRFTWKNSASRSRIDRCLVSAQAGLCWPNLSLSALPQGQSDHVPICFWSASSFDWGPRPFRSVDAWWEHENFSTFVSDSWSSICSTPDNLTQRLKKLRLLIKEWNNNVFGDQNKIIKDLNCTILAKELEAENRQLNEGEVNDLIANKNALWVAEKRMESLWIQKSRLNWSLSGDKNSKFFHSIASQHHRNNYISAILVEDVIYSEPTAMRFHIRDFFNSLYSCKERVPYDISDLGFRKLTTVQADCLIQKFDENEVFFAISSLNERKAPGPDGFNFFFYRRAWSIMKAEILDMFSTFHSSSSLPKGINTSFMVLIPKVIGSSNIKDFRPISLVNGLYKLLSKTLSLRLAPLLSSLVSESQHAFLKGRSILECSMIANELIHLANRRKEKLLVLKLDFQKAFDTIDWMYLLTVMRCMGFPQLWIDWMFYCLSSSTTSILVNGSPVEPITLQRGVRQGDPISPYLFVLAVQGLKCLLDKASNLGFTCGYSYSDNFDPVSLLQFADDTLIFIPYDVVHLQNLTWILRCFEVVSGLKINFHKSSIMGINTSVDELATAASVVGCKIESLPIKYLGLPLVRRQLASGFWDHVVDRFKSKLALWKGSLLSPAGRLVLIKSVLFSVPVYFMSVFSMPSGVQRKLESYMKRFLWKGDVASRTLCKVSWKSICQDYEMGGLGISSLRVRNQSLLFKWVWKLRFCCKNSLWFTVVASGSNISDWDSLLLGDNKKMSSIWKGIKKKCCGDEFVWKVFVGNIRYKIGDGALVSVWHDNWLEDGRLIELFPELFNLSNQKHAYLSDIRSFGWKWRRRLRGSELLLLRRFQILFNGLHFVDNRVDVIKWNASSSGFSAASFCKFVATAAANHVRNSGVDNNVHVAAAGGLSQSNRTAELIHALNRYDAAEDRLFATEVMQNPAAVVDFQVTAAAASQNHVVAAVLPNPTAAAVLQVTTSAADFHRSVAAAVSQNPAAAAVVSNPTAAAVLQDPAAINDHGSRASTADNQGKNNSAVQVNSSSFTQIWNSQAPPRVKFFIWVALHNRVPTLDFLARRLIIPTDNTMCSLCNVLESQDHLFIHCVFARNVWCGVLQKLDIAWVLPFSFEEFMFQWQAIVPRGPYWKLWEVLWCLVVWELWKCRNSRVFSNELSDKETVIFSCFTRSAFIYKC, encoded by the coding sequence ATGGTCACTTTTAATAAGCTGTTGTTCATTGGTTTGGTTGAGTCTAAGAAAGATAAAGTTGATGACTTTTTAATTAGAAACCTATGGCCTAACCTTGATTTTGATTATGCTTGGGTGCCCTCTGTGGGTGCATCGGGTGGCTTGATATTGATTTGGAATTCTGCTATTCTTAATTCAGTGTCTATTTCAAAAGGTTCTAGGTGGATTTGTATGGACTTTTTCTATCAAAACTCTTCTTATCGCCATATTCTTATTTATGCTAGCAATGTTGCTTCAGAGAGAGTGCTTTTTTGGCAGGAACTTCGGCTATTATTGGATGTTCCCATGATCATTTTTCTTAGCGGAGACTTCAATGAGATTCTGCGCCCGGAGGAAAGATTGAATTGTGTGGGATACTCGCCTTCGATGTTAGCTCTCAATGATTTCATTAATTCAGCAGAAATGATTGACCTTCCAATTCACGGGAGGCGATTCACATGGAAAAACTCAGCTTCGCGATCAAGAATTGATAGATGTTTAGTCTCGGCACAGGCTGGCTTATGTTGGCCGAATCTCTCCCTATCTGCCTTACCTCAGGGGCAATCTGATCATGTGCCAATTTGTTTTTGGTCGGCCAGTAGCTTTGATTGGGGGCCACGTCCTTTTCGCTCGGTTGATGCTTGGTGGGAGCATGAGAATTTCAGTACTTTCGTCTCGGATTCTTGGAGCTCTATATGTTCCACTCCTGATAATCTAACCCAGAGATTGAAGAAGTTGCGGTTACTTATTAAGGAATGGAACAACAATGTTTTTGGCGATCAAAACAAAATCATCAAGGATCTTAACTGTACAATTTTAGCAAAGGAGTTGGAGGCTGAAAATAGACAGTTAAATGAGGGAGAGGTTAATGATTTAATAGCTAATAAAAATGCGCTATGGGTGGCAGAAAAAAGAATGGAGTCTTTATGGATTCAAAAGTCTCGCCTCAATTGGAGTTTATCTGGTGACAAAAATTCTAAGTTTTTCCATAGCATTGCCTCTCAACATCACAGGAACAATTATATTTCTGCTATTCTAGTAGAAGATGTCATTTACTCAGAGCCAACTGCGATGAGATTTCACATTAGGGATTTTTTTAATTCCCTATACAGTTGTAAAGAGAGGGTGCCGTATGATATTTCAGATTTGGGTTTTAGAAAGTTAACCACGGTGCAGGCCGATTGTTTGATTCAGAAGTTTGATGAAAATGAGGTCTTCTTTGCTATTTCCTCTTTGAATGAGAGAAAAGCGCCGGGTCCAGATGGTTTTAACTTCTTTTTCTATCGTCGTGCTTGGTCTATCATGAAAGCAGAAATTCTTGATATGTTTTCGACTTTTCATAGCTCGAGCTCTTTGCCGAAAGGAATTAATACTTCTTTCATGGTTTTAATTCCCAAAGTAATTGGCTCATCTAATATCAAGGACTTCCGCCCTATTAGCCTGGTAAACGGTTTATACAAGCTTTTATCAAAGACTTTGTCCTTACGGTTAGCTCCCCTCCTATCTTCGCTTGTTTCGGAAAGTCAGCACGCTTTCCTTAAGGGTAGGAGCATTCTCGAATGTTCTATGATTGCTAATGAATTAATTCATTTAGCAAATAGACGGAAGGAGAAACTGCTTGTTCTAAAGCTTGATTTCCAGAAGGCTTTCGACACAATTGACTGGATGTATCTTTTAACGGTTATGCGTTGTATGGGTTTCCCGCAGCTATGGATTGATTGGATGTTTTACTGCCTTTCTTCGTCCACCACGTCAATTTTGGTTAATGGTAGTCCTGTGGAGCCTATCACTCTTCAGCGGGGGGTGCGTCAAGGTGATCCTATCTCTCCTTATCTTTTTGTCTTGGCTGTCCAAGGGCTGAAATGTCTTCTCGACAAGGCTAGTAATTTGGGGTTTACCTGTGGTTACTCTTATTCGGATAATTTTGATCCAGTGTCTCTTTTGCAATTTGCGGATGATACTCTCATTTTTATTCCGTATGATGTAGTTCATTTGCAAAATTTGACCTGGATTCTTCGTTGTTTTGAGGTTGTGTCTGGTCTAAagattaattttcataaaagctCTATTATGGGAATTAATACCAGTGTTGATGAGTTAGCTACAGCAGCAAGTGTGGTGGGTTGTAAAATTGAGTCTCTGCCGATTAAGTATCTCGGTTTGCCTCTTGTGAGACGTCAATTAGCCTCTGGTTTTTGGGATCATGTTGTGGATAGATTTAAATCGAAATTGGCTTTATGGAAGGGGTCTCTGCTCTCTCCTGCAGGAAGGCTAGTTCTTATTAAATCTGTCCTTTTCAGTGTGCCTGTTTATTTTATGTCAGTTTTCAGTATGCCAAGTGGGGTTCAGAGGAAATTGGAGTCTTATATGAAGCGCTTTCTCTGGAAAGGTGATGTCGCATCTAGAACCCTTTGCAAAGTTTCTTGGAAGAGTATTTGCCAAGATTATGAGATGGGCGGTTTGGGCATTTCTAGCCTTAGAGTTAGAAATCAGAGTTTGTTATTCAAGTGGGTATGGAAGTTGCGTTTTTGTTGCAAGAATTCTCTTTGGTTTACTGTAGTAGCTAGTGGTTCTAATATCTCGGATTGGGATTCTTTACTTCTTGGGGATAATAAGAAAATGTCTAGTATCTGGAAAGGTATTAAGAAGAAGTGCTGTGGTGATGAATTTGTGTGGAAAGTTTTTGTTGGTAATATTCGATATAAGATTGGTGATGGTGCTCTAGTGAGCGTTTGGCATGATAATTGGTTGGAAGATGGGAGGTTGATTGAGTTATTTCCTGAACTCTTCAATCTATCTAATCAAAAACACGCTTATTTATCAGATATTAGGAGCTTCGGTTGGAAGTGGAGAAGGAGACTAAGAGGATCAGAATTGTTGCTTTTAAGGAGGTTTCAGATTTTATTTAATGGGTTGCACTTTGTTGATAATAGGGTTGATGTCATTAAATGGAATGCCTCTTCGTCGGGTTTTTCAGCAGCTTCGTTTTGCAAATTTGTGGCTACGGCAGCTGCTAACCATGTTCGCAATAGTGGAGTTGATAATAATGTGCACGTCGCAGCTGCTGGGGGTTTGTCTCAATCCAACCGAACTGCTGAGCTGATTCATGCTTTGAACCGTTACGATGCTGCAGAGGATAGGCTGTTTGCTACTGAGGTTATGCAAAATCCGGCTGCTGTTGTTGATTTTCAGGTTACCGCTGCTGCTGCTTCTCAGAATCACGTTGTTGCTGCTGTTCTTCCGAATCCCACTGCTGCTGCTGTTCTCCAGGTTACCACTTCTGCTGCTGATTTTCACAGAAGTGTTGCTGCTGCTGTTTCTCAGAATCCCGCTGCTGCTGCTGTTGTTTCGAATCCCACTGCTGCTGCTGTTCTCCAGGATCCTGCTGCTATTAATGATCATGGAAGTCGGGCATCTACTGCTGATAATCAAGGGAAGAACAATAGTGCAGTCCAGGTGAATTCTTCCTCTTTTACGCAGATTTGGAATTCGCAAGCTCCCCCTCgtgttaaatttttcatttgggTGGCTTTGCATAATCGAGTACCTACTTTGGACTTTTTAGCACGTCGTCTTATAATTCCTACGGACAACACGATGTGCTCTCTTTGCAATGTGTTGGAGTCTCAGgatcatttatttattcattgtGTTTTTGCAAGGAATGTGTGGTGTGGAGTGCTTCAGAAGTTGGATATTGCTTGGGTTTTACCGTTTTCTTTTGAGGAATTCATGTTTCAGTGGCAGGCCATTGTTCCGAGGGGTCCGTACTGGAAGCTATGGGAAGTTTTATGGTGTTTGGTTGTTTGGGAGTTATGGAAATGTAGAAATAGCAGAGTTTTCAGTAATGAGCTTTCGGATAAAGAGACTGTCATCTTTAGTTGCTTTACGAGGTCTGCTTTTATTTATAAGTGTTGA